The nucleotide window ATCACTCCAGTTCAATAACAAGATTTTCTCAATAGTGATCCAAAAGGCAAATCTGGAAAACACAATACGCTCAAGATTTGAGagccaaaaagaaaatagtagAAAATGATTTCTGGAGTGACCTCTTGTTTCCCGAATGTGACACAAGGCTCAAAAATGTATTCTCTGACCGAGGATGTTGTTTCATCTTCTATGGAAGTAAGTTCAGGGCCAGATACTCACTCTAATTCTCTTCTTTACACTCTTTCCTTGCTTAAAGAGAAGGTCCATCAGGTTCAATCTCTGGTGGGGATTCTCATCTCCCCAGATCATCAAAATCAGCCTGAGTCAACCTCCATAGCTGTGGCCAACATGGGGTCTCTAGTTCAAGAAATAATCGTGGCGGCATCTTCCATGCTGTTCACTTGCCAGCAGATGACTGTCGGATCCCCTTCAGGTAACAATAACACCAATATTGAATTGCACCAACATCATGATGTTAAAGTTGCTGATGCAACAGGATTATCGCAACCAAATAATTTTGATGGCAACATTAACAATCGTTTTGCTAGCATCGGCCAAGAAAGAGGACAACAAGGTTTCTATTCTACTGTGAGTTTTGACTGGTATGGTGACAATATTTACAACTGTGGTACGAACGATAATAATAGTCAAGGCATGAATAATTTGAGCAACAACAATAGAGTTGAAACCGATTTAAATGAAGCGGGGGAATTGTCTCGAGGCGTTGAGATTAGTGAGGGTCATGAAGGATCACAGGGGCCTTCGGCAAGCAGTTATGATATCATCGAATTGAATGCGGCCGATTTATTAGCCAAGTATACACATTATTGTCAAGTTTGTGGCAAGGGTTTCAAGAGAGACGCAAATTTGAGAATGCATATGAGAGCTCATGGTGATGAATACAAGACTAGTGCAGCCTTGACCAATCCTTTGAAGAACATGAATGGAACAATGGGAAACAAGGAGTCTACCATGAAAATTACTAGGAAATATTCATGTCCGCAAGAAGGGTGTAGGTGGAACCAGAAACATGCCAAGTTCCAACCATTGAAATCAATGATTTGTGTGAAGAATCACTACAAGAGGAGCCATTGCCCCAAGATGTATGTTTGCAAGAGATGCAACAGGAAGCAATTCTCGGTGCTTTCTGATCTTCGGACTCATGAAAAGCACTGTGGGGATCTCAAATGGCAGTGCTCATGCGGTACCACATTCTCCAGGAAGGATAAGCTAATGGGGCATGTTGCTTTGTTTGTTGGGCACACCCCAGTCATCAATGCTAACTTGAAGAAGCCCGGAAAACTACTGGACCACCAATTACCACGAATATGCAACTAGATGGTAGGTAAAGAGAGATTTATGCTCTAGAGATCAATGTTTTACTTTCTGTTTTCTGTAAATCATCAAGTGATCAGTTGATGAATTCATAATTAGAAACTTGAATATATTCTGACAGGGCACATATATACTTTTGTTAGCTTTAATGTAATGAAAGAGTTgctatacatacatacatacatacatatatatatatatatatatatatatatatatatatatatatgaggagTTTATTAGTTTGTtgttagattaaaattaaagttgtaTGGTTTATATGCTAATTTAGCTTTCATTTTCATTGATTATATCTTAGGGGTTGATCAATAATGCGGAGCACTGGCCAGTATGGCTTCCATTCTCCATGGAAAAGGTATTTGTTGCTCTTTTTGTGAGCTCATGTACGAGCCCTAAAGTATAAGAGTACTTTTCTTTTGCTTTAGTGATATActcttatatattgtataagAACGCATACTGAAATATGGTCCTAGTTTATACATTATGAAAgcttttgtatatatataattacaatacTATATCACTGGATTAATGTTacgtatatctattttgagtatacaaataagtatatatttgatgtatatcatatcatcatatcattagataatattttatttttaatttaaaatcattaaattattgatgatctatatcaagtaatataaatttatgtatttaaaataggtaaaaattatgctttttataaacattttgaaTACATGAACTGATGATATAGATTAATAAATATacttacttatatatatatacatacatacatgcttCTGTATgtacatatgtatgtatgtatgtatgtgtttgTGCTCATCTTCATCTCCTTTTCTACATTGTGGATTCCACCGAATGTGGTGTGATACCGTTACTCATAATTCTTGGCTAATAAATTCAGGTTTGATTTTAAGCTTGAAATTAACCGCTTTAATGGCTCTGGAAGTGCTAAGTTTCCTTTTCCCAGCTAGGTTTAGCGAAGAAGCAGGCAATATTCGTAGCTCGACCCCATTTCTTGATAATTTGGTCATGAAATTTAGTTGAttgataatgaattttatagTGCAGACAGCTACAGTAGTAGTTGGGAGGGCTTTATCCAACGCTGAAACTTGAAACTTTGAAAGCATGATCAAACAGATAAGAacctttcttattttctttttctttcatctattttatatttattaattttaggttatttatttattgaattaaaaaaagttgaagaattcTTCATGTTAAAACAAATGACGGAGTCTTAATTTCTGCTGAAACCACCAGCGATCAAGTGCTTTTGCTGGAAGCTGTGgacatcaaataaaattttttgttttaaatccTTGTGGAAATTAAAACCTTATAATATGATTGTATgaggttttattttaaatatataaataaatacatatttatatataattaaatattattttattcttaatttaaaatcctttaatcacatgataacatatataaatatatatttatttgtgtattctaaataaatatgtatagttttattgtattttaatatgTTGGTTAGGTTTAATTTTAGCACTATAAGGAATTTTACTATACTGTAAAAGTGCCACATCATGCGTTTTGTTTGATTTGCTTGactgaaaaatgtaaaaatgtCACTCGCTTAACTCTCACTCAAACACTTGTAAAAACAAAACTTACAAGCAAAAATTAAACGAGCAATACCAAGATTTTTACGTGTTCAACTGAGATTCTTCTTAGCCTTCGTCAATAAAACGAAGTCCAACCCAAATCAAATAGCCTACTCTCCTTgtttagaaaaacaaaatttcaaccTCTGTTTGCTTAGGTGTTGTGCTTGGATCTGAAATAGCCCAAGTGTCTCATAGCTCCCCTTGAATAATGAGTTAAAATCCCTTCAACTACTGTTGATACGAATGTCCCACTTGACTTGTTCAAGATTGGTTTGAATGATGTGTTCAAACTCCCTCAATTGTTGGTTTTGAACTCCCTTCAAGTACTCATTGAAACATCGTATACAGTAGAGAGCATACCTACAAATtgagaaagaacaaaaaaatcagTCCAAGCTGCAAAATGAACAAAGGACCTAAGCAAGGATATCACTATGATttcaaagccaaaaaaaaatgatagtatTCAGTTCTTATAAAAGATCGTAGTTGGTTATAAATACCTAGTCTGGGCAAATATGAgcaaaacattaattaaaaatacaattaattatttgtcaCATGCACAAAACGAAAAACCAACAAAGAAATGTTCACAAAAAACTCAATGATGTGCACACATACattcatgataaaaatattcataatttatcaaACACTTAAAACTGTACAAGCTTCTTTCAAAGCAATATAGTTTTCTAAATGTACATGATGATATCTATATAgatagatttatatatatatatatatacagacaTATAATGAAGTATCATGTGAGTGGATATATGAGAATCCAAATCTGTCAAATCATTCATGTTATAATCTTTTACATCCTAGGTCGTCTTGTTCTAccatttgatttatgtttttcatataACATTTACATAGAACGACTCTATGAAATTACGTTTATACTTTCACATATTATAAGTGACGTAAAagacatatatattttttcttagaaAAATCTTTAGAATTATTGCTATTTAGCTCTCAATTCATCTCTAACTATCAAATCAAATGTGAATAACCAGTCCTCTGTTTGAAAGAAGGGGTTCtgcaaataaattttatttgaataccATTTGGCAAAGGATCGGATTTGTATCAAAGTTCCATTTAATATAACAATGACATATTGATTTCTTTCGACTTATTGTAAATAACGTCTGCCATGACTagttgattaaaaattaattcaggacttaactttttaattaatcttttacGTACTGAATAGTATATTAATGGTTTGTATTTGTTTGCCATACGAGTCTCCTTGTTCAGTTGAGACCTTTAGTGGCTCACAAGTACAGAAACTCATGAAGATAGTTTCCAGTTTCCGTATGGAAAAAGTgaattgtatgtgtgtgtgtgtgtgtgtgtgtgtgtgtaaacaCCCACAGAActgaatatttataataatcagGTCGTATGCATGATGCAAGGAGCATATTCAAACTGTCATTAGGAGCAAAACATAATCTACGTTTAATCACAGTACAGTAGCCCCAACCCCAAACAACtcttttataattgaaaattttgatatataagaAATAGCAATTGATACTTTTGGCAAATGCGTGTTTTCTACAAAAACCCCACATTCTCAAGTTTCCTAGAATTTTGAATGTACCAAAATTCATCATCAGTTTCGTTTGAATCAAACACAGGTTACCAAGGTTAGCATTAGGATTTTGAAGAAAGGGAGATTAATCTTATcatatttttgaaattcaaaataatttgaattaattttatattactttatcttaattcaatcaatt belongs to Mangifera indica cultivar Alphonso chromosome 2, CATAS_Mindica_2.1, whole genome shotgun sequence and includes:
- the LOC123200484 gene encoding protein SENSITIVE TO PROTON RHIZOTOXICITY 2-like, whose protein sequence is MISGVTSCFPNVTQGSKMYSLTEDVVSSSMEVSSGPDTHSNSLLYTLSLLKEKVHQVQSLVGILISPDHQNQPESTSIAVANMGSLVQEIIVAASSMLFTCQQMTVGSPSGNNNTNIELHQHHDVKVADATGLSQPNNFDGNINNRFASIGQERGQQGFYSTVSFDWYGDNIYNCGTNDNNSQGMNNLSNNNRVETDLNEAGELSRGVEISEGHEGSQGPSASSYDIIELNAADLLAKYTHYCQVCGKGFKRDANLRMHMRAHGDEYKTSAALTNPLKNMNGTMGNKESTMKITRKYSCPQEGCRWNQKHAKFQPLKSMICVKNHYKRSHCPKMYVCKRCNRKQFSVLSDLRTHEKHCGDLKWQCSCGTTFSRKDKLMGHVALFVGHTPVINANLKKPGKLLDHQLPRICN